In one Prosthecochloris aestuarii DSM 271 genomic region, the following are encoded:
- the tuf gene encoding elongation factor Tu: MAKEAYKREKPHVNIGTIGHVDHGKTTLTAAITTVLAKKGMAQLREFGDIDKAPEERERGITISTAHVEYETDKRHYAHIDCPGHADYIKNMITGAAQMDGAILVVAGTDGPMPQTREHILLARQVNVPALVVFLNKVDIADPELIELVELELRELLSEYEFPGDDIPIIKGSALKALDGDPESEAAIMELMDAVDSYIPEPVRDVDKPFLMPIEDVFSISGRGTVGTGRIESGVIKIGEEVEIVGIKPTRKSVVTGIEMFQKTLDQGQAGDNAGILFRGVDKEELERGMVIAKPGTITPHTKFKAEVYILKKEEGGRHTPFFNNYRPQFYFRTTDVTGAVTLPEGVEMVMPGDNLSVEVELIVPIAMDENLRFAIREGGRTVGAGTVTQIIE; this comes from the coding sequence ATGGCAAAAGAGGCCTACAAGAGGGAGAAACCTCATGTAAATATTGGTACCATCGGTCACGTTGACCATGGTAAAACAACACTGACAGCTGCAATTACCACAGTTCTTGCAAAGAAAGGTATGGCTCAGTTGCGCGAATTCGGTGACATCGATAAGGCGCCTGAAGAAAGAGAGCGCGGTATTACCATTTCTACCGCACACGTTGAATACGAGACCGACAAACGTCACTATGCGCACATTGACTGTCCAGGTCACGCTGACTACATCAAGAATATGATTACCGGTGCTGCTCAGATGGACGGTGCTATTCTCGTCGTTGCCGGTACCGATGGTCCTATGCCTCAGACTCGCGAGCACATTCTGCTTGCCCGTCAGGTGAACGTTCCTGCTCTTGTTGTTTTCCTCAACAAAGTAGATATCGCCGATCCCGAGCTTATCGAGCTTGTCGAGCTTGAACTTCGCGAGCTGCTCTCCGAGTATGAGTTCCCTGGTGACGATATCCCGATCATCAAAGGCTCGGCACTGAAAGCCCTTGATGGCGACCCTGAATCAGAGGCTGCTATCATGGAACTTATGGACGCAGTTGACAGCTATATTCCTGAGCCTGTCCGCGACGTTGACAAGCCGTTCCTGATGCCTATCGAGGACGTTTTCTCTATCTCCGGTCGTGGCACTGTTGGTACAGGCCGTATCGAGAGTGGTGTTATTAAAATCGGCGAAGAGGTCGAAATCGTCGGGATCAAGCCGACCCGTAAATCAGTTGTTACCGGTATCGAGATGTTCCAGAAAACTCTTGACCAGGGACAGGCTGGTGATAACGCAGGTATTCTTTTCCGCGGTGTCGATAAGGAAGAGCTTGAGCGTGGAATGGTTATCGCTAAACCGGGCACCATCACTCCTCATACCAAATTCAAGGCAGAGGTGTATATCCTTAAAAAAGAAGAGGGTGGCCGCCATACCCCATTCTTCAACAACTATCGTCCCCAGTTCTATTTCAGAACCACTGACGTTACCGGTGCAGTTACTCTGCCCGAAGGTGTTGAAATGGTTATGCCTGGTGACAACCTTTCTGTCGAAGTCGAGCTTATCGTTCCTATCGCTATGGACGAGAACCTTCGCTTCGCTATTCGTGAAGGTGGCCGTACCGTCGGTGCAGGTACTGTTACCCAGATTATCGAGTGA
- the fusA gene encoding elongation factor G: MARQVGLDKVRNIGIMAHIDAGKTTTTERILYYTGRLHKMGEVHDGGATMDWMEQEKERGITITSAATTCFWEPRYGIYKGKNHRINIIDTPGHVDFTVEVERSLRVLDGAVALFCAVGGVEPQSETVWRQANKYNVPRVAYVNKMDRVGADFFETVKSIKERLGANPVPVQIPIGQGEMFAGVVDLIRMKGIIYDKEDGSTYEEVAIPHDLESEAKHWRINMLEAVSEVDETLLEKYLEGEDITEDEVRKVLRQATLAGTIIPTLCGSSFKNKGVQFMLDTVVECLPSPVDVGNVAGHHPDTDEDIVREPKDEAPFAGLAFKIATDPFVGKLTFFRVYSGVLKAGSYILNSTTGKKERIGRLLQMHSNKREDLTEVHAGDIAAAVGMKDVKTGDTMCDEAKPIILEKMVFPEPVIQIAIEPKTKADSDKLGMSLAKLAEEDPTFRVSSDEETGQTLIAGMGELHLEVLVDRLKREFKVEANVGQPQVAYRETIKKAVDHEGKFVRQSGGKGQFGLVNLKVEPLEQGKGYEFVDAIKGGVIPKEYIPAVSNGIQEAMKDGVIAGYPVQDVKVTLYDGKYHDVDSSEMAFKIAGSIGFKGAVRKADPVLLEPLMKVEVITPEEYLGDVMGDLSSRRGHIEGMGDRAGAQFVKAKVPLSEMFGYSTVLRSMTQGRANYTMEFEQYHEVPKNIAEALQEKNSAKNAD, encoded by the coding sequence TAAGGTTCGCAACATCGGTATCATGGCTCATATCGATGCTGGAAAAACGACGACGACTGAGAGGATTCTCTATTATACCGGACGTCTCCATAAAATGGGAGAGGTTCACGATGGTGGCGCAACCATGGACTGGATGGAGCAGGAGAAAGAGCGTGGTATCACGATTACTTCGGCTGCGACGACCTGTTTCTGGGAACCCCGTTACGGAATCTATAAAGGAAAAAATCATCGTATCAATATTATTGATACGCCGGGTCACGTCGATTTTACAGTGGAGGTTGAGCGCTCTCTGCGAGTGCTTGATGGTGCTGTTGCGCTGTTCTGTGCGGTAGGCGGTGTCGAGCCCCAGTCGGAAACGGTCTGGCGTCAGGCCAATAAGTACAATGTGCCAAGGGTCGCCTACGTTAATAAGATGGATCGTGTTGGCGCCGATTTCTTTGAGACTGTCAAGTCTATCAAAGAGAGGCTTGGTGCTAATCCTGTGCCGGTCCAGATTCCGATCGGTCAGGGCGAAATGTTTGCCGGTGTCGTCGATCTGATCCGTATGAAGGGTATTATTTACGATAAAGAAGATGGCAGTACCTATGAAGAGGTTGCCATTCCTCATGATCTCGAAAGTGAAGCGAAGCACTGGAGAATCAATATGCTTGAGGCTGTCTCTGAAGTTGATGAGACGCTTCTTGAAAAATATCTCGAAGGCGAAGATATCACTGAAGACGAAGTACGCAAAGTGCTTCGCCAGGCGACTCTTGCGGGGACTATTATTCCTACGCTGTGCGGGTCATCATTCAAGAATAAGGGTGTTCAGTTTATGCTCGATACCGTTGTCGAGTGTCTGCCATCCCCGGTTGATGTTGGTAATGTGGCCGGTCATCATCCTGATACAGACGAAGATATTGTTCGCGAGCCTAAGGATGAAGCTCCGTTTGCCGGGCTTGCTTTTAAGATTGCAACCGACCCGTTTGTCGGCAAGCTGACATTTTTCAGGGTCTATTCCGGTGTATTGAAGGCTGGAAGTTATATTCTGAACTCAACGACAGGAAAGAAAGAGCGCATTGGTCGTCTTCTTCAGATGCATTCCAACAAGCGCGAGGATCTGACGGAGGTTCATGCAGGAGATATCGCGGCTGCGGTTGGTATGAAAGATGTGAAGACCGGTGATACCATGTGCGACGAGGCAAAGCCTATTATTCTCGAGAAGATGGTTTTTCCCGAGCCGGTTATTCAGATTGCTATCGAGCCTAAGACTAAAGCTGATTCCGATAAGCTCGGTATGTCGCTTGCCAAGCTTGCTGAGGAGGATCCGACCTTCCGAGTCAGCAGTGATGAAGAGACCGGTCAGACACTCATTGCCGGTATGGGCGAACTGCATCTCGAGGTTCTTGTCGACAGGCTGAAGAGAGAGTTTAAGGTTGAAGCCAATGTCGGTCAGCCTCAGGTTGCTTACCGCGAGACGATCAAGAAGGCAGTCGATCACGAAGGTAAGTTTGTTCGTCAGTCAGGCGGTAAAGGTCAGTTCGGTCTCGTCAATCTCAAGGTCGAGCCGCTCGAGCAGGGTAAAGGTTATGAGTTTGTCGATGCTATCAAAGGCGGCGTGATCCCCAAGGAGTACATCCCTGCTGTATCGAATGGTATTCAGGAGGCGATGAAGGATGGTGTTATAGCAGGATACCCGGTTCAGGATGTCAAGGTGACGCTCTACGACGGAAAATATCACGATGTTGACTCTTCCGAAATGGCGTTTAAGATTGCCGGCTCAATCGGTTTCAAGGGCGCTGTGAGAAAGGCTGATCCTGTTCTTCTTGAGCCGCTCATGAAGGTTGAAGTTATTACGCCTGAGGAGTACCTCGGTGACGTGATGGGTGATCTTTCAAGCCGCAGGGGCCATATTGAAGGTATGGGCGATCGTGCAGGCGCGCAGTTTGTGAAGGCAAAAGTTCCGCTTTCCGAGATGTTCGGCTATTCGACCGTTCTGCGATCGATGACCCAGGGCCGTGCCAACTACACGATGGAGTTTGAGCAGTACCATGAGGTTCCGAAAAATATTGCCGAGGCTCTTCAGGAGAAGAACAGCGCTAAGAATGCTGACTGA
- the rpsJ gene encoding 30S ribosomal protein S10, producing the protein MAVQQKIRIKLKSYDHSLVDKWAVKIIDVVKQTDAIIFGPIPLPTKSHVYTVNRSPHVDKKSREQFSFSSHKRLIEIMNPTGKTIDMLMKLELPSGVDVEIKS; encoded by the coding sequence GTGGCTGTTCAGCAAAAGATCAGAATAAAGCTCAAATCCTACGACCATAGTCTGGTGGACAAGTGGGCCGTCAAGATTATCGATGTCGTCAAGCAGACGGATGCAATTATTTTCGGGCCAATCCCACTGCCGACAAAGAGTCATGTGTATACTGTTAACCGGTCTCCGCATGTTGATAAAAAATCAAGAGAGCAGTTTTCCTTCTCATCGCACAAGCGATTGATCGAGATTATGAATCCGACTGGAAAGACCATCGATATGCTGATGAAGCTTGAGCTTCCGAGTGGTGTTGATGTAGAAATTAAGTCTTAA
- the rplC gene encoding 50S ribosomal protein L3: MAAILGKKIGMTRIYNEKREAVPCTVIQAAPCFVSQVKTSDNDGYEAYQLSIGERKEAKVSKPMRGHYAKAGITPGYKIAEFGKDLMDADLELGSSVSVDMFKEGDKVDVRGVTKGKGFAGVVKRHNFAGGSRTHGQSDRLRAPGSVGGSSDPSRTFKGMRMAGRMGSKNVKVRGLQIVKIIPESNLLVIKGSVPGVKNSYVEIVTRNK, translated from the coding sequence ATGGCTGCTATTCTTGGAAAAAAAATTGGTATGACTCGCATATATAACGAGAAGCGCGAGGCTGTACCCTGTACGGTTATCCAGGCCGCTCCCTGTTTTGTGTCACAGGTGAAGACTTCGGATAATGACGGCTATGAGGCTTACCAGTTGAGTATTGGTGAGAGAAAAGAAGCAAAAGTATCCAAGCCCATGAGGGGGCATTATGCTAAAGCCGGAATCACTCCCGGCTACAAGATTGCTGAATTCGGTAAAGATCTTATGGATGCAGATCTCGAACTTGGCAGTTCTGTGAGCGTAGATATGTTTAAAGAGGGTGATAAGGTTGATGTGCGTGGTGTAACGAAAGGTAAAGGTTTTGCTGGTGTTGTCAAGCGTCACAATTTTGCCGGTGGTTCCAGAACACATGGTCAGTCCGACAGGCTGAGGGCTCCTGGTTCGGTAGGCGGTTCATCCGACCCGTCACGTACGTTCAAAGGAATGAGGATGGCCGGCCGTATGGGCAGCAAGAATGTTAAGGTCAGGGGGCTTCAGATTGTCAAGATTATCCCTGAGTCAAATCTTCTTGTTATCAAAGGTTCGGTGCCCGGTGTGAAGAATTCATATGTGGAGATTGTTACAAGAAACAAGTAA
- the rplD gene encoding 50S ribosomal protein L4, whose amino-acid sequence MELKVINTAGAETGEVISLDDKVFAAKVSEHAVYLDVKSLLANKRQGTHKVKNRSEVRGGGKKPYRQKGTGHARQGSSRSGLMSGGGSIFGPQPHGYDLKVNRKIKRLARRSALSSKAGEGRIIVIEDFTFEQIKTRQFADILKNLGLDQKKTLVLLPEHNEIINRSGRNIPVLNIRVADQASTYDILDCQTVVMQKAAVKKIEETLA is encoded by the coding sequence ATGGAACTTAAAGTTATCAATACCGCCGGTGCAGAAACTGGTGAAGTGATTTCACTTGATGATAAGGTTTTTGCCGCGAAGGTATCCGAGCACGCAGTCTACCTTGATGTCAAGTCTCTCCTGGCCAATAAACGTCAGGGGACACATAAAGTAAAAAATCGCTCTGAAGTAAGAGGCGGCGGAAAAAAGCCATACAGGCAGAAAGGTACAGGCCACGCCAGACAGGGTTCAAGCAGGTCCGGGCTTATGAGTGGAGGTGGTTCGATATTCGGCCCTCAGCCACATGGATATGACCTCAAGGTCAACAGAAAAATCAAACGCCTTGCACGCCGCTCAGCGCTCAGCTCCAAGGCAGGTGAAGGCCGCATTATCGTTATCGAGGATTTTACCTTCGAACAGATCAAAACCAGACAGTTCGCCGATATCCTTAAAAACCTCGGTCTTGACCAGAAAAAAACGCTCGTTCTTCTTCCTGAGCACAATGAGATCATTAACAGATCGGGCAGAAATATTCCTGTGCTCAATATCAGGGTGGCTGACCAGGCGTCGACCTACGATATCCTGGATTGTCAGACAGTCGTCATGCAGAAGGCTGCGGTGAAGAAGATTGAAGAAACACTGGCTTAA